The genomic segment TCGATCGCGTGCGCTTCAAGCGCCCCGTGCGACCGGGCGACACGCTCCGCCTCGAGGTTCAGCTCGGCAAGATCCGCCGGAATATCGGCACCGGTACGGGGAAAGCGACCGTCGATGGGGAACTCGCCGCCGAAGGCGAGATCCTCTTCGCGATCCTGGATCCGGACATGGCTCGATCGGCGCGCTGACGGATGCAGCGCATCCTGGTCGTGAAACCATGTTGCCTGGGCGACGCGCTGATGGCGACACCAGTGCTCCGTGCGCTCCGCACGGCTTACCCAAAGGCCACCATCGACGTGGTCGTCTCTGCTTGGGCTGCTCCGGCCTTCGACGAGCATCCCGCGGTACGACGGCTGATCGCGTACCCTGAGCGACCGACAATCGCGCGGATCGTTCGTTTGGCCAGCCGCCTGGCGAGGGAGCGCTACGACTGGGCGCTCGGACTCGATCGCTCACCCTACGTCGGAGCACTCCTCTGGCTGAGTCGCGTACCGCTTCGAGCCGGGCTCGGTTACGGCTGGCGTGCACGGTTCTACACGCACCCCGTCCGCCCGAACCCGACACAGCATGAAACGGAAGCCTACCTTGCCGTCAGTCGCGCGCTCGGTGTACCGGACCAGGGTTTCGAACCCGAATACTTCGTCCCGCCTTCAGTACGGGAGACGATGCTCGCCCGTACTGCTCCCTTTGCGCGACCGCTTATCGTTCTGCATCCCGGCGGTGCTGTGAACCCGGGGAGTCACCTGCTCGCTAAGCGGTGGCCACCCGATCGTTTTGCAGGCCTCGCCGATCGACTCGTGAACCGGTTCGGTGCGACCGTCATCCTGGTGGGTGGACCCACCGACCGCGAAGCAGTCGAGGCTGTCCGTCGTCTGGCTCGGCAATGCCTGGTCGATTGGTCCGGCCAGCTGTCGTGGAAGGAACTGGCGGGTCTCCTGGCCGTGGCTGACCTCTTCGTCGGGAACGACACGGGCGCGGGGCATCTGGCAGCCGCTGTCGGGACAGCGACCGTCTCCATTTTCGGTCCGACGAGTCCGCTGCGGTACCGGCCGCTCGGTCGCCGTGCGATCGTCTGTGCGCCGCCAGCCAGCTGGCACATTGCAACCGAGCAGGACTTGCGTCGGCCGTTCGCGATACCGGAGCAGTTCGACATGCGCTTGGTAACGGTGGAAGAGGTCTTCGCAGCGTGCTGCGCCCTCCTCCAGATCGATGGGAAACTGGTATGATGCGTGCTGTGGCACGCGCACTCGCACGAGCCATCGGACGCTCGCTTCCATCACCGGTGACTCCACCTGCACCGCGCCGAGAGATTCTGCTGATCCAGCCGGATCACCTCGGCGATGGCATTCTCGCGCTCCCAGCACTGTGGTGGCTCCGGCGCTCGGTACCGTCACTGCGCCTGACGCTGGCGATCGGCCCATGGAATGTCCCTCTGTTCAGCACCGTGCGAGGGTACGACGGTCTCCTCGTCCTTGCCTTCCCCGGATTCACTCGCCAAGGTCCACGGACACCGCTCGCTCCGTATCGCCTTCTCCTCCACGAAGCCGCCCGACTCCGGCGACGGAGCCCGCTCGCCGCAGTGATCTTGCGCGACGATCACTGGTGGGGTGCGTGGCTTTGCGAACTGGCCGGCATTCCGCTCCGTATCGGCGCTGATCATCCGCATGTCCGTCCCTTCCTCACGCACCCGGTGTCGCTCCACTCGACGCATGTCGCGGCCCGTAACATCGAACTCGTCAGTGCGCTCCTCAGCCTCCTCGGAGCCGACCGCGAGGTCGCGGAGATTTCCCCGACTCGTTTCCCGCTGGTCTGGCCGATCGACGAACGTGCACAGGAACACTTGGACTGTATCCTACAAGATCACGCTGTCACCCAGCCGTTCGTCGTCGTGCATCCCGGCTCCGGTGCTACTGCCAAGTGCTGGCCAGCCGATCGCTGGACGATCGTCATCGATGCGCTCGCTGAACGCGGAATGCATGTCGTCCTCACCGGTTCCGCGAGCGAGCGGCCAGAACTCGAGGCGATCGCCCGCTCGACCGGTGCTCGGGTCACTGTCCTCGCTGGCATTCTTTCCCTACCGATGCTCGCCGAGCTTTTGCGATGCGCCCAGCTGGTGATCGGCCCGGATACTGGTCCGCTCCATCTGGCAGTCGCCGTGGGGACGCCCTCGGTGCATCTTTTCGGACCGACCCACCCAGCGCGGTTCGGCCCCTGGGGACCGTCGGATCGCCATCGCGTCATTCGCTCACCGTTGGTCTGCTCGCGGTGCGGCGATATCGGACCGGATCGAAGCCTCGGACTCGGTTGTATGATCGCGCTGACGCCCCAGCAGGTTATCAGCACGGTGGACGAACTCCTGTCATCGAGCGCACCGAGATGAAACCACGTGTTATCGGCATCGACGCGAGTCGCATCGCAGTCCCGAAGGTGACTGGCACCGAGCGGTACGCCCAGTGCATCGTCGAGCACCTGCTCCAGATCGCGACTCCATTCCGGTTTCGCCTCTTCGTCAGAGGCCCGCTCGAGCTTTCGGTTCCGGCCGAGCGGGCCGAGTTCCGCGTGATTCCCTTCCCACGCCTCTGGACGCATGTCCGTCTGGCTGCCGAGCTCGTGCGACACCCTGTCGACCTTCTCTTCGTCCCGGCACACGTCCTTCCGGTCTGGTGTCCGGTGCCAGGCGTCGTCACGGTGCACGACCTCGGATACCGGTACGAACCGGAGGCGCATCCTCTGCTCCAGCGCCTCTACCTTGAGTTCGGCACGCTGCGGAGTGTCCGTCAGGCACGACGAGTGATCGCGATCTCGCAGGCGACCGCTCGCGATCTCGTTCGCTTCTATCGCGTACCGCCCGAGCGAATCGCCGTCGTCCCGCATGGTGTCGATCGCCAGTTCTCACCTCGGACTGCCGAAGAGGTCGCGCGCGTTCGGGAGCGCTACGGATTACACAAGCCTTTCCTCTTGCATGTCGGTACGCTGCAACCACGCAAGAACCTCGTCCGGCTGATCCGGGCTTTCGAACGCGTGGCAGCGACCGATCACGAGCTCGAACTAATTCTCGCCGGAAAACGTGGCTGGCTGGCCGAGCCGATCGAGACAGCGATAAGGTCGAGCCCGGTACGACAGCGCATCCGAGTGCTCGGGCACGTCGTGGACAGCGATCTCCCCGCGCTCTATAGCGCTGCTGAGCTGTTCGTCTTCCCGTCGCTCTACGAGGGGTTCGGGCTACCAGTGCTGGAGGCAATGGCCTGTGGTATCCCGGTCGTGACGAGCCGCCGCGGCGCGCTCGCCGAAATCGCCGGGCCAGCGATCACCTGCGATCCGCTGAGCGTCGAGGACATCGCTCGTGCGATCGCTGAGGCGCGAGACCCGGTGCATCGGCCGCAACTGGTGCGGGCTGGGCTCGAGCACGCGAAACAATTCACCTGGGAACGATCGGCGCACCTTACTCTGGATGTTCTCGCGGAGGCGATCGGAACACGTCATGCTGACACGGTTTCATCGCATACTCGTCGTGAAGATCGCTGATCTCGGCGACACGGTTCTCATCCTCCCGGCTATCCGCGCCCTTCGGCGTGCCTTTCCCGAGGCGAGGATCGATCTTCTGACGTCACCGGTCGGTGCGGAACTCGCCGCCCTTTGTCCCGATATCGACGGTATACACGTCGTGGACAAAGCCAAGCTGCGAGAAGCGCGCGGTTTCCTGACCCTCGGTCGAACCTGTTGGACTCTCACCCGCGCCGGTTACGATGCGGTGGTCCTGCTCCATCACCTCACGACCAGGGCCGGATGGTGGCTGTATCGCTTGCTCCTCGCAGCGACGCGCAGTCCGGTAACCGTCGGTCTCGATAACGGAACGGGCGGATTTTTTACCCATCCGATACCAGATCGAGGCTTCGGTGCGTCCTCCGAATGGCAGTACGCACTGCAGGCAGTCGAGGCACTCGGTGCCACCGGCCAGGTGAGTGGCCCCTATCTCGTCATACCGGAGGCGGCGCGGCGAGCTGCATCTCGACTTCTGGCATCCGTACCCCGGCCGTACGTGGTGATCCATCCCGGTGTCGGTCCGTTCGCACCAGCCCGACTGTGGCCGCCCGACCACTTCGGAACCGTTGCCCGTCAGCTCGCTGACGCTGGATTCGGCATCGTCGTGACCGGAACAGCG from the Thermomicrobium sp. 4228-Ro genome contains:
- the waaF gene encoding lipopolysaccharide heptosyltransferase II, with protein sequence MQRILVVKPCCLGDALMATPVLRALRTAYPKATIDVVVSAWAAPAFDEHPAVRRLIAYPERPTIARIVRLASRLARERYDWALGLDRSPYVGALLWLSRVPLRAGLGYGWRARFYTHPVRPNPTQHETEAYLAVSRALGVPDQGFEPEYFVPPSVRETMLARTAPFARPLIVLHPGGAVNPGSHLLAKRWPPDRFAGLADRLVNRFGATVILVGGPTDREAVEAVRRLARQCLVDWSGQLSWKELAGLLAVADLFVGNDTGAGHLAAAVGTATVSIFGPTSPLRYRPLGRRAIVCAPPASWHIATEQDLRRPFAIPEQFDMRLVTVEEVFAACCALLQIDGKLV
- a CDS encoding glycosyltransferase family 4 protein, which translates into the protein MKPRVIGIDASRIAVPKVTGTERYAQCIVEHLLQIATPFRFRLFVRGPLELSVPAERAEFRVIPFPRLWTHVRLAAELVRHPVDLLFVPAHVLPVWCPVPGVVTVHDLGYRYEPEAHPLLQRLYLEFGTLRSVRQARRVIAISQATARDLVRFYRVPPERIAVVPHGVDRQFSPRTAEEVARVRERYGLHKPFLLHVGTLQPRKNLVRLIRAFERVAATDHELELILAGKRGWLAEPIETAIRSSPVRQRIRVLGHVVDSDLPALYSAAELFVFPSLYEGFGLPVLEAMACGIPVVTSRRGALAEIAGPAITCDPLSVEDIARAIAEARDPVHRPQLVRAGLEHAKQFTWERSAHLTLDVLAEAIGTRHADTVSSHTRREDR
- a CDS encoding glycosyltransferase family 9 protein codes for the protein MMRAVARALARAIGRSLPSPVTPPAPRREILLIQPDHLGDGILALPALWWLRRSVPSLRLTLAIGPWNVPLFSTVRGYDGLLVLAFPGFTRQGPRTPLAPYRLLLHEAARLRRRSPLAAVILRDDHWWGAWLCELAGIPLRIGADHPHVRPFLTHPVSLHSTHVAARNIELVSALLSLLGADREVAEISPTRFPLVWPIDERAQEHLDCILQDHAVTQPFVVVHPGSGATAKCWPADRWTIVIDALAERGMHVVLTGSASERPELEAIARSTGARVTVLAGILSLPMLAELLRCAQLVIGPDTGPLHLAVAVGTPSVHLFGPTHPARFGPWGPSDRHRVIRSPLVCSRCGDIGPDRSLGLGCMIALTPQQVISTVDELLSSSAPR
- a CDS encoding glycosyltransferase family 9 protein, which codes for MLTRFHRILVVKIADLGDTVLILPAIRALRRAFPEARIDLLTSPVGAELAALCPDIDGIHVVDKAKLREARGFLTLGRTCWTLTRAGYDAVVLLHHLTTRAGWWLYRLLLAATRSPVTVGLDNGTGGFFTHPIPDRGFGASSEWQYALQAVEALGATGQVSGPYLVIPEAARRAASRLLASVPRPYVVIHPGVGPFAPARLWPPDHFGTVARQLADAGFGIVVTGTAHETDLARPIQRVARALDLAGRTSLPVLAAVLADAALVIGSDCGVVHLAAALDRPTLALFGPTNVEAWRPLGSTIVTPDGTPPSGTRIVALTRQLPCSPCCYVGYRIGRPHGCRVRSCLRQLQPEPVARLALALVGNAPSPTSDSGIPSAR